One window from the genome of Nicotiana tomentosiformis chromosome 5, ASM39032v3, whole genome shotgun sequence encodes:
- the LOC138891973 gene encoding uncharacterized protein, with protein MFFDGAANFKGVGIGAVLMSETGQHYPAFVKLRFPCTNNMAEYEACTLGLKLAIDMNVQELLVIGDSGLLVYQVQGEWATKNTKILPYLYYVQELMKRFTKIEFKHVSRI; from the coding sequence atgttcttcgatggagctgcaaacttcaaaggagtaggaatTGGAGCAGTTTTAATGTCAGAAACAGGTCAACACTATCCAGCATTCGTAAAGctcaggtttccatgtaccaacaatatggcagaatatgaggcttgcaccttgggactcaagttggccattgacatgaacgttcaggaattgctggtaattggagattcagGCCTTTTGGTATATCAGGTTcaaggagaatgggctacaaagaataccaaaatattgccatatttgtactacgtacaagagttgatgaagaggttcacaaaaatagagttcaaacatgtttcgAGAATCTAG